The Mytilus galloprovincialis chromosome 4, xbMytGall1.hap1.1, whole genome shotgun sequence genome contains a region encoding:
- the LOC143073115 gene encoding uncharacterized protein LOC143073115 — MAFSQSVRKSQVPVKCNLCENETIKWKCEDCGLLLCTNCSDSKHSKIKNAQNHKVIDIKQVGVHSDELDFTNIKCKDHSGQSCCLFCTSCDSLVCQICIDKIHKKHDLIEISEGFNTKIESLKKGQSKIQTNRDKLATKKELLEQCKSRENDKYTKVIQTIQKHGKALKKAVDKYIEELKNEVSENQKAITHSIDTDLNVILRSMKEIEDRNNETEDLIKASDMAKFFREVSRIEKSIEILVPKTQSSYNSIPTFLPGEINQAIVGVLQSDDTPVELTVTLNIISEYQTELSAVSDIISCPDKSFWINCNKDEKLMKLKPEGNNLKTISSLNIDVYGMAVLPSNDLLLSIEGSRLQQLSVITGKLTDSVYDVAPLGSIAIHITSGNKVVVGGNDDELGRRAVFVMIENGDHEIVYEHDQHNQPIFSYPDSITSTMNGNIHVVDSDPDVDRGRVVVLGQGEGIINSYTGHTDINKDKPFKPSRIVTSPKDNVIVVDVVTKVFHILNNVGELLTHFNTHDATILPFSLAFTSTGQLYIGCTRPKYSTATDAKIYQVTLSGC; from the coding sequence ATGGCGTTCTCTCAATCAGTAAGAAAAAGTCAAGTACCAGTAAAATGTAACTTGTGTGAAAATGAGACAATTAAATGGAAATGTGAAGACTGTGGTTTATTATTGTGTACTAACTGTAGTGATAGTAaacattcaaaaattaaaaatgcacaaaatcataaGGTTATTGACATTAAGCAAGTAGGTGTGCATTCTGATGAATTGGATTTTACGAACATTAAGTGCAAAGATCACTCTGGACAATCATGCTGTCTATTTTGCACTAGCTGTGACAGTCTTGTTTGTCAAATATGCATTGATAAAATTCACAAAAAGCATGATTTAATCGAAATCAGTGAGGGTTTTAATACAAAAATAGAAAGCCTAAAGAAAGGACAAAGTAAAATTCAGACCAACAGAGATAAACTTGCTACAAAAAAAGAACTTTTGGAACAATGTAAGTCTCGTGAAAATGACAAGTACACTAAAGTAATACAAACTATTCAAAAGCATGGGAAAGCTTTAAAGAAAGCAGTTGACAAATACATAGAAGAGCTAAAAAATGAAGTCAGTGAAAATCAGAAAGCAATAACACATTCAATTGACACTGATCTCAATGTCATATTAAGATCCATGAAAGAGATTGAGGACCGAAACAATGAAACAGAAGATCTTATTAAGGCATCAGATATGGCCAAGTTTTTCCGTGAAGTCAGCCGAATAGAGAAATCAATAGAGATACTAGTACCGAAAACCCAGTCATCATACAATTCCATTCCAACATTTCTTCCAGGGGAGATCAATCAGGCTATTGTTGGAGTGCTACAAAGTGATGACACTCCGGTAGAATTAACTGTTACTCTAAATATTATTTCAGAATATCAAACTGAACTTTCTGCCGTATCAGATATAATTTCTTGTCCGGATAAGTCATTCTGGATAAATTGTAATAAAGATGAAAAGTTAATGAAACTAAAACCAGAAGGAAATAATCTGAAGACAATATCTTCTCTCAACATTGATGTCTATGGCATGGCAGTACTTCCATCTAATGATCTTCTCCTGTCCATAGAGGGGTCCAGACTACAACAACTCAGTGTTATCACTGGTAAACTGACAGACAGTGTATATGATGTGGCCCCTTTAGGTTCTATAGCCATCCACATTACCAGTGGTAATAAAGTAGTTGTAGGAGGTAACGATGATGAACTAGGAAGAAGAGCTGTGTTTGTGATGATTGAGAATGGAGACCATGAGATTGTGTATGAACATGATCAACATAATCAACCTATATTTAGTTACCCTGATAGTATTACCAGTACCATGAATGGGAATATACATGTTGTTGATTCTGATCCAGATGTTGACAGAGGTAGAGTTGTGGTTTTAGGACAGGGAGAGGGCATAATCAATTCATATACAGGACATACAGATATCAACAAGGACAAACCATTCAAACCAAGCAGAATAGTGACATCACCAAAAGACAATGTTATTGTAGTGGATGTAGTAACTAAGGTGTTTCACATTTTAAACAATGTAGGAGAACTATTGACTCATTTTAATACCCATGATGCAACAATCCTTCCATTCTCCCTTGCCTTTACATCAACAGGACAACTTTATATAGGATGTACAAGACCTAAATATAGTACCGCAACGGATGCAAAGATATATCAAGTGACACTATCAGGGTGTTAA